From Mycobacterium lacus, one genomic window encodes:
- a CDS encoding amidohydrolase, translating to MAVRGDVVAWLGSDDVGRSQFPDADVQDLDGAFVAPAFVDSHIHLSATGLTLSGLDLRPATSRAHMVRMVADYAAAHPGRPVWGHGWDESAWPENAAPSTADLDAVLGDRPAYLARVDVHSALASTGLRRLVPGLRAAAGFTPQRPLAGDAHHLVRAAARDLLTDTQLAAAREAALDALAAAGIVAVHECAGPDIGGLDDWRQLCGLEHGVEVIGYWGEAVTTPARARALVDETGARGLAGDLFVDGALGSRTAWLHEPYADAPDRVGACYLDPDAIVAHVRACTEAEVTAGFHVIGDAAVSAVVAAFERVVDDLGVVAVARCGHRLEHVEMVTADQAAKLGAWGVIASVQPNFDALWGGGNGMYARRLGAQRASELNPLALLASQGVPLALGSDAPVTGFEPWASVRAAVNHHTPGSAVSARAAFAAATRGGWRAAGVRDGKTGTLVPGALASYAVWDAGALDVSAPRDGIQRWSTDPRSRVPALPRLGPTDALPRCRQTVHRGAVIHG from the coding sequence ATGGCGGTGCGCGGCGACGTCGTCGCGTGGCTGGGCAGTGACGACGTGGGCCGCAGCCAGTTCCCGGACGCCGACGTGCAGGATCTCGACGGCGCTTTCGTGGCGCCGGCATTCGTCGACAGCCACATCCACCTGAGTGCGACCGGCCTGACGCTCAGCGGGCTGGACCTGCGACCCGCCACCTCGCGAGCGCACATGGTGCGGATGGTCGCCGACTACGCGGCCGCCCACCCGGGCCGGCCGGTGTGGGGGCATGGCTGGGACGAGTCGGCGTGGCCCGAGAATGCCGCGCCGAGCACCGCCGACCTGGACGCGGTGCTCGGCGACCGGCCCGCCTACCTGGCCCGTGTCGATGTGCACTCCGCGTTGGCCTCGACCGGGCTGCGACGGCTGGTCCCCGGGCTGAGGGCGGCGGCCGGTTTCACACCGCAGCGGCCGCTGGCTGGCGACGCGCACCACCTGGTCCGCGCCGCGGCCCGCGACTTGCTCACCGACACGCAGCTGGCCGCAGCCCGGGAAGCGGCGCTGGATGCGCTCGCCGCGGCCGGCATCGTCGCGGTGCACGAATGCGCCGGACCCGACATCGGCGGGCTGGACGATTGGCGGCAGCTGTGCGGCCTCGAACACGGCGTCGAGGTGATCGGCTACTGGGGCGAGGCGGTGACCACGCCCGCACGGGCCCGCGCGCTGGTCGATGAGACCGGGGCCCGCGGGCTGGCCGGAGACCTGTTCGTCGACGGTGCGCTGGGGTCGCGCACCGCCTGGCTGCACGAGCCGTACGCCGACGCCCCGGATCGCGTCGGCGCCTGCTACCTCGACCCCGACGCTATCGTCGCGCATGTCCGGGCGTGTACCGAGGCCGAGGTGACCGCCGGTTTCCACGTCATCGGCGACGCCGCGGTCTCGGCGGTGGTCGCCGCCTTCGAACGGGTCGTCGACGACCTCGGTGTGGTCGCCGTCGCGCGGTGCGGGCACCGCCTCGAGCACGTGGAGATGGTGACCGCCGATCAGGCGGCGAAGCTGGGCGCGTGGGGGGTCATCGCCAGCGTGCAGCCCAATTTCGACGCGCTGTGGGGCGGTGGCAACGGCATGTATGCCCGTCGCCTCGGTGCACAGCGAGCCAGCGAACTCAACCCGCTCGCACTGTTAGCATCCCAAGGCGTGCCCCTCGCGCTCGGTTCCGACGCCCCGGTAACAGGTTTTGAGCCGTGGGCGAGCGTGCGCGCGGCGGTCAACCACCACACCCCGGGCAGCGCCGTGTCGGCGCGCGCCGCGTTCGCCGCGGCTACCCGCGGTGGCTGGCGGGCAGCCGGTGTCCGCGACGGGAAGACGGGCACCCTGGTGCCCGGAGCGCTGGCCTCCTATGCCGTCTGGGATGCCGGGGCTCTCGACGTCAGCGCGCCCCGAGACGGCATTCAGCGCTGGTCCACCGACCCGCGTTCCCGGGTGCCCGCGTTACCGCGGCTGGGCCCGACCGACGCCTTGCCGCGCTGCCGCCAAACCGTGCATCGGGGTGCCGTCATCCATGGCTAG
- a CDS encoding FxsA family protein, protein MSRLLLLYAVVELAVVFALASTIGFGWTLLVLLATFVLGFGLLAPLGGWQLGRQLAQLRSGLTEPHSALSDGALVTIASGLVLVPGLVTTGLGLLLLVPPIRAAARPGLTSLAVRGFLRRVPLTADAAAGVAGAWNLRNTGDGRDFIDGEVIDVIDVEPPVLPQRATGDEPPAPPASSV, encoded by the coding sequence GTGTCGCGGCTGCTTCTCCTCTACGCCGTCGTCGAGCTCGCGGTGGTTTTCGCGCTTGCGTCGACGATCGGTTTCGGCTGGACCCTGCTGGTGCTGCTGGCGACGTTTGTGCTCGGGTTCGGCCTGCTCGCGCCGCTGGGTGGGTGGCAGCTTGGGCGCCAGCTCGCCCAATTGCGATCCGGTCTGACAGAACCGCACAGCGCGCTGAGCGACGGCGCGCTGGTCACCATCGCCTCGGGCCTGGTCCTTGTTCCCGGTCTGGTCACCACGGGGTTGGGACTGTTGCTGTTGGTGCCTCCGATCCGGGCTGCCGCCCGCCCGGGGCTGACTTCACTTGCGGTGCGGGGCTTCCTGCGGCGCGTGCCGCTGACCGCCGATGCTGCGGCCGGCGTCGCCGGTGCCTGGAACCTCCGCAACACGGGCGACGGCAGGGACTTCATCGACGGCGAGGTCATCGACGTCATTGACGTCGAGCCGCCGGTCTTGCCGCAGCGTGCGACCGGCGACGAGCCCCCGGCGCCGCCCGCGTCGTCGGTCTGA
- a CDS encoding dienelactone hydrolase family protein, giving the protein MTTIDIDTPAGPIDALLSSPQGAGPWPGVVVVHDAVGYAPDNELVSKRIAGAGYLALTPNLYARGGRARCITRVMRELLTKRGRAVDDILAARDHLLAMPECSGQVGIAGFCMGGGFALIMSPKGFGASAPFYGTPLPRHLSETLDEACPIVASFGGRDPLGVGAPRRLREVTAAKNITADIKTYPGAGHSFANKLPGQPLLRIMGFGYDEAATEDAWSRVFTFFGEHLRAG; this is encoded by the coding sequence ATGACAACGATTGATATCGACACCCCCGCCGGACCGATCGACGCGCTGCTGAGCAGCCCCCAGGGTGCAGGCCCCTGGCCCGGCGTGGTGGTGGTCCACGACGCGGTCGGCTATGCGCCGGACAACGAGTTGGTGTCCAAGCGCATCGCCGGCGCGGGCTATTTAGCGCTCACGCCCAACTTGTACGCCCGTGGCGGCCGCGCCCGCTGCATCACCAGGGTCATGCGCGAGCTGCTGACGAAACGGGGCCGTGCCGTTGATGACATTCTGGCCGCCCGCGATCACCTGCTGGCCATGCCCGAATGCTCCGGCCAGGTCGGGATCGCGGGCTTCTGCATGGGCGGCGGGTTCGCACTCATCATGTCGCCCAAGGGTTTTGGCGCGTCGGCACCGTTCTACGGCACCCCGCTGCCGCGCCACCTCAGCGAGACGCTGGATGAGGCGTGCCCGATTGTGGCGAGCTTCGGCGGCCGCGACCCGCTGGGCGTGGGCGCACCCAGACGGTTGCGCGAAGTGACCGCGGCCAAGAACATCACCGCCGACATCAAGACCTACCCGGGCGCCGGGCACAGCTTCGCGAACAAACTGCCCGGCCAACCGCTGCTTCGCATCATGGGGTTCGGCTACGACGAGGCCGCGACCGAAGACGCTTGGAGCCGTGTCTTTACGTTCTTCGGCGAACACCTGCGCGCGGGCTAG
- a CDS encoding type 1 glutamine amidotransferase domain-containing protein: MSTVLIPIPDRDFDPTEVAVSWRVLTANGHRVVFATESGRPGVADDIMVTGRGLDIWSALPVFGAVAIVGRMLRANKDGRRAYAEMLQSTEFRHPISWTQATLDGIDALLLPGGHRARGMRSYIDSDTLQRLVVDAFARGVIVAAICHGVLLAARSIDPTTGRSVLYGRRTTSLTWAMERRAWQLTRRTRFWDPDYYRTYPDGPGQPGGYMSVQSEVTRALKDPSDFRDVARGSPHRWLKNSGMVRDTTTDSRPAFVVVDDNYLSARWPGDAHTFATALSQKLSQRPSGPPS; this comes from the coding sequence ATGAGCACCGTCCTGATCCCCATTCCGGACCGTGACTTCGACCCGACCGAGGTCGCGGTCAGCTGGCGGGTCTTGACCGCCAACGGTCACCGGGTGGTCTTTGCGACCGAAAGCGGCAGGCCGGGCGTCGCCGACGACATCATGGTGACCGGGCGAGGTTTGGACATCTGGTCTGCGCTACCGGTTTTCGGCGCTGTCGCGATAGTCGGGCGAATGCTGAGGGCGAATAAGGACGGTCGCCGCGCCTATGCAGAAATGCTGCAATCGACCGAGTTTCGGCATCCGATCAGCTGGACTCAAGCCACCCTCGACGGCATCGACGCTCTGCTTTTGCCCGGCGGGCACCGCGCCCGGGGAATGCGCAGCTACATCGACAGCGACACGCTGCAGCGGCTCGTCGTGGATGCGTTTGCCCGCGGGGTGATCGTGGCCGCGATCTGTCACGGCGTGCTGCTCGCCGCTCGCAGCATCGATCCGACCACCGGCCGGTCGGTCCTCTACGGGCGCAGGACTACGTCGTTGACATGGGCGATGGAGCGGCGCGCCTGGCAGCTGACCCGCCGCACCCGTTTCTGGGATCCCGATTACTACCGCACCTACCCCGACGGGCCCGGTCAGCCCGGTGGGTACATGTCAGTGCAGTCGGAAGTTACTCGCGCCCTTAAAGATCCATCGGACTTCCGCGACGTCGCCCGCGGATCACCGCACAGGTGGCTGAAGAACTCCGGGATGGTGCGGGACACGACGACCGACTCGCGACCGGCATTTGTCGTCGTCGACGACAACTACCTGTCCGCGCGCTGGCCAGGCGATGCCCACACCTTCGCGACCGCCCTGTCCCAGAAGCTGAGTCAACGTCCAAGTGGCCCACCCTCCTAG
- a CDS encoding PPOX class F420-dependent oxidoreductase — MKPTFADLAKAQYILLTTFTKDGRPKPVPVWAALDSDRGDRLLVITEGKSWKVKRIRNTPRVTLAICDIRGRPKSEAVEGTAVILDKSQTGAVYEAIGNRYGIVGKVFNFFSKLRGGMENNIGLELKVASG, encoded by the coding sequence GTGAAGCCAACTTTTGCCGACCTCGCCAAAGCGCAATACATCCTGCTGACCACCTTCACCAAGGACGGTCGCCCCAAACCGGTCCCGGTCTGGGCCGCCTTGGACAGCGACCGCGGCGACCGCCTGCTGGTCATCACCGAGGGAAAGTCGTGGAAGGTCAAGCGGATCCGCAATACCCCCCGCGTGACGCTGGCCATCTGCGACATACGTGGTCGCCCGAAAAGTGAGGCCGTCGAGGGCACCGCGGTCATCCTCGACAAATCGCAAACCGGCGCGGTCTACGAGGCGATCGGCAACCGGTACGGCATCGTGGGCAAGGTCTTCAATTTCTTCAGCAAGCTACGCGGCGGCATGGAGAACAACATCGGCCTCGAGCTCAAAGTGGCCAGTGGCTGA
- the cobN gene encoding cobaltochelatase subunit CobN, whose translation MVEPSVLLLSTSDTDLISARSSGKNYRWANPSRLSDSELPGLLADASIVVVRILGGYRAWRSGIDAVIASGVPTVLVSGEQAADAELTGLSTVAAGIAVQAHIYLAHGGVDNLRQLHAFLSDTVLMTGYGFTPPVRTPTWGELSRADARPGPGPTIAVLYYRAQHLAGNTAYVEALCHAIENAGARALPVFCASLRTAEPELLDALGDADAMVVTVLAAGGLRPATASAGGDDDSWNVEHLAALDIPILQGLCLTSPRNQWRDNDDGLSPLDVASQVAVPEFDGRIITVPFSFKEIDDDGLISYVADPERCARVAGLAVRHAQLRHVEPADKRVAVVFSAYPTKHARIGNAVGLDTPASAVALLRAMRERGYQVGNLPGVDAGDGDALIHALIERGGQDPDWLTAGQLAGNPIRVRAKDYRDWFATLPHELTEAVQAHWGPPPGDLFVDRTNDPDGDIVIAAMQAGNVVVMVQPPRGFGENPVAIYHDPDLPPSHHYLAAYRWLDAGFGAHAVVHLGKHGNLEWLPGKTLGMSAACGADAALGNLPLIYPFLVNDPGEGTQAKRRAHAVLVDHLIPPMARAETYGDIARLEQLLDEHASVAALDPGKLPAIRQQIWTLIRAAKMDHDLGLTERPGEDSFDDMLLHVDGWLCEIKDVQIRDGLHILGQKPTGETELDLVLAILRARQLFGGEHVIPGLRQALGLAEDGTDERTSVDQVEAAARAVVAGLQATGWDPAAADRLTSSADVAAVLRFAATEVVPRLAGTEAEIDQVLRALDGRFIAAGPSGSPLRGLVNVLPTGRNFYSVDPKAVPSRLAWEAGVALADSLLTRYRDDHGGWPRSVGLSVWGTSAMRTAGDDIAEVLALLGVRPVWDDASRRVVGLTPIPVAELGRPRIDVTVRISGFFRDAFPHVVTMLDDAVGLVADLDEPAEDNYIRAHAQADLAQHGDRRRSTTRIFGSKPGTYGAGLLQLIDSRNWRDDADLAQVYTAWGGFAYGRGLDGRRATDDMNRQYRRIAVAAKNTDTREHDIADSDDYFQYHGGMVAAVRALTGQAPAAYIGDNTRADAIRTRTLSEETARVFRARVVNPRWMAAMRRHGYKGAFEMAATVDYLFGYDATAGVMADWMYEQITERYVLDPENRKFMAESNPWALHGMAERLLEAASRGMWADPRAHTLDGLRQALLETEADLEG comes from the coding sequence GTGGTTGAGCCGAGCGTCCTGCTGTTGTCGACCTCCGACACCGACCTCATCAGCGCCCGTTCCAGCGGGAAAAACTATCGGTGGGCCAACCCGTCGCGGCTGTCCGATTCAGAACTGCCCGGCCTGCTGGCGGACGCGTCGATCGTGGTGGTGCGGATTCTCGGCGGCTACCGCGCCTGGAGGAGCGGCATCGACGCGGTGATCGCCAGCGGCGTGCCGACGGTGCTGGTCAGCGGCGAGCAAGCCGCCGACGCCGAGCTGACCGGTCTTTCCACGGTTGCGGCCGGCATCGCGGTGCAGGCGCACATCTACCTGGCTCACGGCGGCGTGGACAACCTGCGCCAATTGCACGCATTCCTGTCCGACACCGTGTTGATGACCGGTTACGGGTTCACACCGCCGGTGAGGACCCCGACCTGGGGTGAGCTTTCGCGCGCGGATGCCCGGCCCGGCCCAGGCCCGACGATCGCGGTGCTGTACTACCGCGCGCAGCACCTGGCCGGCAACACCGCCTATGTCGAGGCGCTGTGCCACGCAATCGAAAACGCTGGCGCGCGTGCGCTGCCGGTCTTTTGCGCGTCGCTGCGCACCGCCGAGCCGGAGCTGCTGGACGCGCTCGGCGACGCCGACGCCATGGTGGTCACCGTGCTGGCCGCCGGGGGCTTGAGACCCGCCACTGCGTCGGCCGGCGGTGATGACGACAGCTGGAACGTGGAGCACCTGGCGGCCCTGGACATCCCGATCCTGCAGGGTCTCTGTCTGACCAGCCCGCGGAATCAATGGCGTGACAACGACGACGGCCTGAGCCCGCTCGACGTCGCCAGCCAGGTGGCGGTGCCCGAGTTCGACGGCCGCATCATCACAGTTCCGTTCTCGTTCAAGGAGATTGACGACGACGGGTTGATCTCCTATGTCGCCGATCCGGAGCGCTGCGCCCGGGTGGCGGGGTTGGCGGTCCGGCACGCGCAGCTGCGGCACGTCGAGCCTGCCGACAAGCGGGTGGCCGTGGTGTTCTCGGCGTACCCGACCAAGCACGCCCGCATCGGCAACGCCGTCGGGCTGGACACCCCGGCCAGCGCGGTGGCCCTGCTGCGCGCGATGCGCGAGCGCGGGTATCAGGTGGGCAACCTGCCGGGTGTCGACGCGGGCGACGGTGACGCGCTCATCCATGCGCTGATCGAACGCGGCGGACAAGACCCCGACTGGCTCACCGCCGGACAGCTGGCCGGCAACCCGATCCGGGTGCGCGCCAAGGACTATCGCGACTGGTTCGCGACCCTGCCCCACGAGCTCACCGAGGCCGTGCAGGCGCACTGGGGTCCGCCGCCGGGGGATCTGTTCGTCGACCGCACGAACGATCCCGACGGCGACATCGTCATCGCCGCCATGCAAGCCGGCAACGTGGTGGTGATGGTGCAGCCGCCGCGTGGCTTCGGGGAGAATCCGGTGGCCATCTACCACGATCCGGACCTGCCACCCAGCCACCACTACCTGGCCGCCTATCGGTGGCTGGACGCGGGCTTCGGGGCGCACGCCGTCGTGCACCTGGGCAAGCACGGCAACCTGGAGTGGCTGCCGGGAAAGACGCTGGGCATGTCGGCGGCCTGCGGAGCCGACGCGGCGCTGGGCAACCTGCCGCTGATCTACCCGTTCCTGGTCAACGATCCCGGCGAAGGCACTCAGGCCAAGAGGCGGGCCCACGCGGTGCTTGTCGACCATTTGATCCCGCCGATGGCCCGTGCGGAAACCTACGGCGACATCGCGCGTTTGGAACAGTTGCTCGACGAGCACGCCAGCGTCGCCGCGCTGGACCCGGGCAAGCTGCCCGCCATCCGCCAGCAGATCTGGACGCTGATCCGGGCCGCCAAGATGGACCACGACCTGGGACTCACCGAACGTCCGGGAGAGGACTCGTTCGATGACATGCTGCTGCACGTCGACGGGTGGTTGTGCGAGATCAAGGACGTCCAGATCCGCGACGGTCTGCACATTCTCGGGCAAAAGCCAACGGGGGAGACCGAACTCGACTTGGTGCTGGCAATCCTGCGGGCGCGCCAGCTGTTCGGCGGCGAGCATGTCATCCCCGGCCTGCGCCAGGCGCTCGGCCTGGCCGAGGACGGCACCGACGAACGCACGTCGGTGGATCAGGTCGAGGCGGCGGCGCGCGCGGTGGTCGCGGGGCTGCAAGCCACCGGCTGGGACCCCGCCGCGGCCGACCGGCTCACCAGCAGCGCGGACGTCGCGGCGGTGTTGCGGTTCGCGGCCACCGAGGTGGTGCCGCGGCTGGCCGGCACGGAAGCCGAGATCGACCAGGTGCTAAGAGCTCTGGACGGCCGGTTCATCGCGGCCGGGCCTTCGGGCTCGCCGCTGCGCGGCCTGGTCAACGTGCTGCCCACCGGGCGCAACTTCTATTCCGTCGACCCCAAGGCGGTGCCTTCGCGGCTGGCGTGGGAAGCCGGTGTGGCGCTGGCGGATTCGTTGCTCACCCGCTACCGGGACGACCATGGAGGGTGGCCGCGGTCGGTCGGGCTGTCGGTGTGGGGCACCTCGGCGATGCGCACCGCCGGCGACGACATCGCCGAAGTGCTTGCCCTGCTGGGTGTTCGGCCGGTCTGGGACGACGCCTCGCGCCGGGTTGTCGGCCTGACGCCGATTCCGGTGGCCGAGCTGGGCCGGCCCCGCATCGACGTGACGGTGCGGATCTCCGGGTTCTTCCGGGACGCCTTCCCGCATGTCGTGACGATGCTCGACGACGCGGTGGGGTTGGTCGCCGACCTCGACGAGCCCGCCGAGGACAACTACATACGCGCGCACGCCCAAGCCGACCTGGCGCAACACGGTGACCGACGGCGTTCCACCACAAGGATTTTCGGATCGAAACCGGGAACCTATGGGGCCGGCCTGCTGCAGCTGATCGATAGCCGCAACTGGCGTGACGACGCCGACCTCGCGCAGGTGTACACCGCCTGGGGCGGATTCGCCTACGGGCGCGGTTTGGACGGTCGGCGCGCCACCGATGATATGAATCGCCAGTACCGGCGCATCGCGGTGGCCGCCAAGAACACCGACACCCGCGAACACGACATCGCGGACTCCGACGATTACTTCCAGTACCACGGCGGCATGGTGGCCGCGGTGCGCGCACTGACCGGACAGGCGCCCGCCGCCTACATCGGCGACAACACCCGAGCCGACGCGATCCGCACCCGCACACTGTCGGAGGAGACCGCCCGGGTCTTCCGCGCCCGCGTGGTCAATCCGCGCTGGATGGCCGCGATGCGCCGGCACGGCTACAAGGGCGCCTTCGAGATGGCGGCGACCGTCGACTACCTATTCGGCTACGACGCCACCGCCGGGGTGATGGCCGACTGGATGTACGAGCAGATCACCGAGCGCTACGTGCTGGATCCGGAGAACCGCAAGTTCATGGCGGAGTCCAATCCGTGGGCGCTGCACGGCATGGCTGAACGGCTGCTGGAGGCGGCCAGCCGCGGCATGTGGGCCGACCCGCGCGCGCACACCCTCGACGGCCTGCGCCAGGCGCTGCTGGAAACCGAGGCCGACCTGGAAGGTTAG
- a CDS encoding Rv1419 family lectin, protein MQESHLMAGVRRALVVAGAGFGVALLGAGVARAADPVQLRSRLGDWCLDGPNGGSTATMVNPCDGSKSQLWAFNPAGQIESVAVPGNCLSISGAADNTPVLLMPCHPNADNGRWTHQSNGQLTSALGPCLNVSGGVARPGTPVIAYHCIADVEDEQWDSVS, encoded by the coding sequence ATGCAGGAATCGCACTTGATGGCCGGTGTGCGTCGGGCCCTTGTCGTGGCCGGCGCCGGGTTCGGTGTCGCGCTGCTCGGCGCGGGCGTGGCGCGTGCCGCCGACCCGGTCCAGTTGAGGAGCCGATTGGGCGATTGGTGTCTCGACGGCCCGAATGGCGGCAGCACCGCGACGATGGTCAACCCCTGCGATGGGTCGAAGTCCCAGCTCTGGGCTTTCAACCCCGCCGGCCAGATCGAAAGCGTGGCGGTCCCGGGGAATTGCCTGAGCATCAGTGGCGCAGCGGACAACACCCCGGTGCTGCTCATGCCCTGCCATCCCAATGCGGACAACGGGCGGTGGACTCACCAGAGCAACGGCCAGCTCACCAGTGCGCTCGGTCCCTGCCTCAACGTTTCCGGCGGCGTCGCGCGGCCCGGGACTCCGGTGATCGCCTACCACTGCATCGCGGACGTCGAAGACGAACAGTGGGATAGCGTTTCGTGA
- the cobG gene encoding precorrin-3B synthase, with product MPRARDIDACPGALRVHQAADGALVRVRLPGGIITAAQLATLARLSSGVGSGTLELTARGNVQLRGIRDVEAAAGALAAAGLLPSATHERVRNIVASPLSGRVGGKADVRPWVGELDAAIRAEPALAELGGRFWFSVDDGRADVSGLGADVGVHVLDDGCALVLAGRNTGVRVNNVTETLLAIALRFVEVRGKAWRVSELADINKLLPGVELRPAFPPLTRGPVGWIPQDDGRVALGAAVPLGVLAARVAECLAAIEAPLVVTPWRSVLVCDLSEEVADAALRVLAPLGLVFDEASPWLRVSACTGSPGCARSAADVRTDAAQSLGPHGAASVVHRHFVGCERACGSPPAGEVLVATGQGYRLVRSVATASAAKPGAGGRHANSP from the coding sequence ATGCCCCGAGCGCGTGACATCGACGCCTGCCCGGGCGCGCTGCGGGTGCATCAGGCCGCCGACGGCGCGTTGGTGCGGGTCCGGCTGCCAGGCGGAATCATCACCGCCGCCCAGTTGGCGACGCTGGCCCGCTTGTCGAGCGGGGTGGGCTCGGGAACGCTCGAGCTGACCGCGCGCGGCAACGTGCAGCTGCGCGGGATCCGCGATGTCGAGGCCGCGGCGGGCGCCCTGGCGGCCGCCGGCCTGCTGCCGTCGGCGACGCACGAGCGGGTCCGCAACATCGTCGCGTCGCCGCTGTCCGGCCGGGTCGGCGGGAAGGCCGACGTTCGGCCGTGGGTGGGCGAGCTGGACGCCGCGATCCGCGCCGAACCCGCGCTCGCCGAGCTGGGCGGGCGCTTCTGGTTCAGTGTCGACGACGGCCGCGCCGACGTGTCCGGGCTGGGCGCCGACGTCGGCGTGCACGTGCTGGACGACGGCTGCGCGCTGGTGCTCGCGGGGCGTAATACCGGTGTGCGGGTCAACAATGTCACCGAGACGCTGCTCGCCATTGCGCTGCGCTTTGTCGAAGTCCGCGGAAAGGCTTGGCGGGTAAGTGAATTGGCGGACATCAACAAATTGCTGCCGGGGGTCGAGCTACGCCCGGCGTTCCCGCCCCTCACCCGGGGACCGGTTGGCTGGATACCGCAGGACGACGGCCGTGTCGCGCTGGGCGCCGCGGTGCCGCTGGGAGTCCTGGCCGCACGTGTCGCGGAGTGTCTCGCCGCGATCGAGGCCCCGCTGGTGGTCACGCCATGGCGATCGGTGCTGGTGTGCGATCTCAGTGAAGAAGTGGCGGACGCCGCGTTGCGGGTGCTGGCGCCGTTGGGGCTGGTGTTCGACGAAGCCTCGCCCTGGCTGCGCGTCAGCGCGTGCACGGGCAGCCCGGGCTGCGCGCGCTCGGCCGCTGACGTGCGAACCGATGCGGCGCAGTCACTGGGTCCACACGGCGCCGCATCCGTCGTGCATCGGCACTTCGTCGGCTGCGAACGCGCATGCGGCAGCCCGCCCGCCGGTGAGGTCCTGGTAGCCACTGGACAGGGGTACAGGCTTGTGAGGTCCGTGGCGACCGCAAGCGCGGCCAAGCCGGGCGCCGGCGGTCGCCACGCAAACAGCCCTTAG
- a CDS encoding precorrin-8X methylmutase → MLDYIRDAAEIYRLSFAAIRAEADLTRFPADVARVVVRLIHTCGQVDVTEHVAYTDDVVTRASAALTEGAPVLCDSSMVAAGITAARLPAGNQVVTLVADPRAAELAARRQTTRSAAGVELWADRLAGAIVAIGNAPTALFRLLELIDEGVAAPAAVLGGPVGFVGSAQAKQELIDRPRGMSYLVVRGRRGGSAMAAAAVNAMATGSE, encoded by the coding sequence GTGCTCGACTACATCCGCGACGCGGCCGAAATCTACCGGCTGTCGTTCGCGGCGATCCGCGCCGAAGCCGACCTGACGCGATTCCCCGCCGATGTGGCCCGCGTCGTGGTCCGGCTGATCCACACCTGCGGGCAGGTCGATGTCACCGAACATGTCGCCTACACCGACGACGTCGTCACCCGGGCCAGCGCCGCGTTAACGGAAGGCGCTCCGGTGCTGTGCGATTCGTCGATGGTGGCCGCCGGAATCACCGCCGCGCGGCTGCCCGCCGGCAACCAGGTGGTGACGCTGGTCGCCGATCCGCGCGCGGCCGAGCTGGCGGCCCGTCGGCAAACCACCCGCTCGGCGGCCGGCGTGGAACTGTGGGCCGACCGGCTCGCCGGTGCCATCGTGGCCATCGGCAACGCGCCCACCGCACTGTTCCGGCTGCTGGAGCTGATCGACGAGGGCGTCGCGGCGCCGGCGGCCGTGCTGGGCGGACCGGTCGGCTTCGTCGGCTCCGCGCAAGCCAAGCAGGAACTCATCGATCGGCCGCGCGGCATGTCGTATCTGGTGGTCCGCGGCCGCCGCGGCGGCAGCGCCATGGCCGCCGCCGCCGTCAACGCGATGGCGACCGGCAGCGAATGA